A genomic window from Algoriphagus sp. Y33 includes:
- a CDS encoding NAD(P)H-dependent oxidoreductase, with amino-acid sequence MELIEALQWRYATKKYSSKRVSEDILERIITAINLSASSFGIQPYKILIVENPDVRKKLSAYSFNPQITEASRLLVFAAFDSIKPETIEKYIELISKEREIPVESLAVFKEKALNGLLLKTDEENVIWATKQAYIALGTGLIAAAAEKVDATPMEGFNPEHFDELLGLKEKGLKSVVLMALGYRDEENDSNALLKKVRWPKEDFVITIK; translated from the coding sequence ATGGAATTAATAGAAGCATTACAATGGCGGTATGCCACCAAGAAATATAGTAGCAAAAGAGTATCTGAAGACATATTGGAAAGGATCATCACGGCGATCAACCTTTCCGCATCTTCATTTGGAATCCAACCCTATAAGATTTTGATAGTTGAAAACCCTGATGTAAGGAAAAAATTGAGTGCCTATTCATTTAATCCACAAATTACAGAAGCTTCCCGCTTATTGGTATTCGCCGCATTCGATTCGATCAAACCGGAGACAATTGAAAAGTACATTGAGTTGATTTCCAAGGAGCGTGAAATACCTGTGGAGAGTTTGGCAGTCTTCAAGGAAAAAGCACTGAATGGATTATTACTGAAAACTGACGAAGAAAATGTTATTTGGGCGACAAAACAGGCTTACATCGCTTTGGGTACCGGATTGATAGCCGCAGCAGCGGAAAAGGTTGACGCAACACCTATGGAAGGGTTTAACCCGGAGCATTTTGATGAGTTGTTGGGATTAAAAGAAAAGGGGTTGAAAAGTGTTGTGTTGATGGCATTGGGTTATCGTGATGAAGAAAATGATTCCAATGCCCTGCTGAAAAAAGTAAGGTGGCCAAAAGAAGATTTTGTGATAACCATTAAATAA